Genomic segment of archaeon BMS3Bbin15:
TTTTGACCCATATCAATTCTCTGACATCATCGAAATATAGCCGGGATAACTCACAAAAAAATTTAAATTGGGAGAGGACAAATCAACAGTGGTTATAATTATGATTTCACAGGGAAATGTAATAGAGGTAAAAATTGAAGAAGAGATGAAAAAAAGCTATATCGATTATGCCATGAGCGTAATTGTTGGCAGAGCTCTTCCTGATGTCAGAGATGGCCTGAAGCCTGTACACAGACGAATACTCTACTCAATGTATGAGCTTGGCCTTGTCCACAACAAGCCCTACAAAAAATCTGCAAGAATAGTCGGTGAAGTTCTTGGTAAATATCATCCCCATGGCGACACTGCTGTTTACGATGCCCTTGTAAGAATGGTTCAGGACTTCTCACTCAGGTATCCACTTGTGAATGGGCAGGGAAACTTCGGCAGTGTAGATGGCGACAGACCTGCTGCCATGCGTTACACTGAAGCAAGACTTTCCGAGATAGCTGAGGAGCTCCTGGCAAACATTGAGAAGAATACAGTGGATTTCGTGCCAAACTTTGACGATTCCCTCAAAGAACCCTCTGTTCTTCCTGCCAGAATACCAAATCTCCTCATAAACGGCTCATCAGGCATAGCAGTGGGAATGGCAACAAATATGGCCCCGCATAATCTAACTGAAATATGCAATGCCATAGTTATGCTCATCGATAACCCCGGGCTGGATATCAATGAATTGATGACAGTTGTAAAAGGGCCAGACTTTCCAACTGGAGCCTTCATACTCGGAAATAAAGGCATAACCAGTGCCTACACAACCGGAAGAGGAACTGTCAGGATAAGAGCAAGGGCAACAATAGAAGAGGACGAACACAACAGGTCAAAAATTCTAATTACTCAGATTCCCTACATGGTTAATAAGAGCAACCTTCTTGAAAGTATAGCAAATCTTGTTAAGGACAAAAAGATTGAAGATATCTCAGACCTCAGAGATGAGAGTGACAGAGAGGGTATGAGGATAGTAGTAGAGCTCAAAAGCAGTGCCACACCCGAGGTTGTGCTAAGAAATCTCTACAAACACACACAACTTGAAACAACATTTGGAATAATAAACCTCACCATTGTGAATGGAGAGCCAAGAATACTTAATTTGAAACAGCTTATGAGGGAATTCCTTAAACACAGGAAGAAAGTTGTCATAAGACAGACAAAATTTGACCTGGAAAAGGCTGAGAAGAGGGCTCACATCCTCCAGGGTCTTGTAATAGCCCTCGACAACATAGATGCGGTTATAAAATTAATAAAGGGCTCAACAGAGGTAAAGGAAGCAAAGGCAGGGCTGGTAGAGACGTTCGAGCTTACCGAGGTTCAGGCTCAGGCAATACTTGATATGCGCCTCCACAGGCTCACTGCTCTAGAAAGAAATAAAATAGTTGATGAACATGAAGAACTTCTGAAGAAGATAGAAGAGCTTAAATCCATTCTTGGAAGTGAAGAAAAAATCTTTGAAATTATAAAGAAAGAAATCCTTGAGATTAAGGAAAAATACGGTGACGACAGGAGAACACAGATTATAGAGCAGGAAGATGAGATAAATATTGAAGACCTCATAGCAAGAGAAGATATGGTCATAACCAGAACCCATAGAGGATACATAAAAAGCATCCCTCTCAGCACCTACAGGATGCAGCGCAGAGGTGGAAGAGGAGTAATGGGCATGGAAACTAAAGGTGAAGATACTGTTAAAGACTTATATATAGCCTCAACCCACGATTATATGCTATTCTTCTCAAATAAAGGTAAAGTCTACTGGCTCAAGGTGTATGAGATTCCCACAGCAGGCAGATATTCCCAGGGCAAGGCTATAGTCAATCTGCTAAAATTAAGCGAAGGAGAGAAAATAACAGCCACAATAACTGTGAAGGAGTTTTCAAGCGACAGATATATATTATTTGTTACAAAGAGAGGAAGAGTCAAAAAAACCAGTCTGGCTGCCTATAAACATCCCAGAAAAGACGGTATCAGAGCCATAAGCCTTGAAGAAGGTGATGAACTGGTTGACGTTGAGTTGACAGACGGCAAAAGTGAAATAATTATATCAACAAAGTATGGCAAAGCCATAAAATTCAGAGAAGGAGATGTCAGGCCTATGGGAAGAACAGCCCGGGGAGTTAAGGGAATAAATCTCAGAGCAAGAGATGAGGTTGTCGGGTCTGAGGTTATAAAGAAAGGAGAGACAATCTTCGTTGTTACTGAACATGGTTATGGAAAGAGAACGAAGGTTGAGGGCTATCCAATCCAGAGCAGAGGAGGTAAGGGAGTAATAAACATTATACCCAGCGTGAGAAATGGTCTTGTAATTGGAATACTCAGCGTCAAAGACGATGACGAAATTATACTCACCAGCTCAAAGGGTATTGTGATAAGAGTCCCTGTGAAGGACATTTCAGTTATTGGAAGGAATACACAGGGAGTTAAAATAATGAATCTTGATAAGGGAGACAGCGTGGTTGCTCTCTCCAAGGTTCATTAATCTCTTTCTATTTTAAATCACGGAGTAGGATTTAATACATATATAAAATACATATAATATAAGTGGTTATATAAAAGATATAGTGAATATATTCTAATTGGAAAAAGTATATATAACTATACATTAAAATAATAAACCATGAACAACAGGAAGGTGGGCATAAACTGGACAAATGTAAAGGAATTAAACTGCCATGGAACAGTAGGCATTGAAGATGTGGATGTTGTGGAGATTTCACTGGCTGATGTTGACTTCCTTAAATTCGGAGAGGATATTGTTAATTTTGCCCTGACCATTAAAGAAAACTATGATATAAACTATACAGTTCATGCACCCTATCAGAATTCATACATTGAAAGGACAAGAGTTAATCTCTCAAAAATAGATGAGAGAAATATAAAACTTATGGAAGAGACTATAAAGCTGAGCAGCGAGATAGGTGCTGAAACCATTGTTGTACATGCGGGAGACGCAATCAGCCGGGGGGCTGAGGAAAATGCCGTGGAAAATTTAAAGAAGGTTTGTGGGATTGCCTGCTATTATGGTATAGATATAGCTCTTGAAAATATATTTACAGACGAGAATGGTACAAAGAGGGTCGGGGAAACCCCGCAGGAGCTTTTAGATATATGCGATAGGGTATCAAAAGACAATCTTGGGGTGAATATCGATGTAGGCCATGTTTTTATTTCCTCAACCATGTATAATCTTAAAATAGAGGATTACTTCAATACACTCAGGGATTATATAATACATATGCATATCCACAATAACCATGGAATAGAAAAAACACCCTGGGACGAGCATCTGCCTATATTTACAGGTCTGATAGACTATAGGGAATTACAACATCTTATAATAGGGAGGAATATTATACTGGAGATTAGAAGTGGTTCTACAGATGGCATCTCAGCAAGTCTCGAATTTATGAAAGGAAAAAAGAGGTTAGCACCCCTGGCTTCCGTTGCCTGACCTTCCTGTTGTTCAATTAAATACCTGTGGTGGTTACTTTTTTTTATTTATCCATGTATCTGAAGGAGATTAAGCTATGCACAAATACATGCTCAGGTATAAATAGAATAGCAAAGATATATTTTGAGGACAAAGGCAAGACTTTTTACTGGGACGAGATATCACCTGAAAAAATAAGGAAGTCACCCGGTGGGGAAGTTACTCCAGAAGATTTAAAGAAGATAACCGAAGTTCTACTTAAAGAAAAAGCTAGAAGAAGGTTCACCCGGGATGCAAAATTAATTTCAAAGGCATTAAAGAGTCTAATAGGTAAGAAGTTGTGAATATTTGAACATCCACAATCCTTATCATCTTATATCGGAGAAGATTAAGAAATGCAGGTGTAGTATATGAGGAAAATATTTATTATAAGTTTGATGGTCCTGACTATAACTTTACTATTTAGCGGATGCACGCACAAGAGTTCAAAAGAATTCTGGGTGCACTTCCAGAATGCAGATAACCACATTACAAAAAGCACGGCGCTCAGAGGAGAAATTGTGGCATCAATTCAGAGTAATGACTATGATAATGCTGATAAGCTTCTTGCCATAAAGATGGGATATGATAAACTTTCCATTAAAGAGCTGACTGAAGCTTCAAAAAATACAGATGACAGAAATCTGAAAGAATTTCTGGAATACATGAAAAAATCAGTAGAATTTATGAAGCTGGATGATAACAAGCTTTCTGATGCAATCAAAACAGGCAGAGATGGTAATAGTGGTGAAACTACCGAATATTTAAATGATGCACTTAAATATAGAAATCAGGCTGGAGAGACGCTGAAAAAGGCGAGAAGTCTTTACTGGGTGGACGATTCCAAGAAATAATATGTGTCAGAGGATATTGACTATGCACTTCTACAAATATCATGGCGCAGGAAATGACTTTATTCTTGTGGACAATCGAAAAATAGTCATTCCAGAAGAAAAACTCAGTCTGGCTGCCGTAAACTTATGTCATAGAAACTTCGGAATAGGTGCCGATGGTCTTATGCTCATTGAAGACTCGGAAAATGCTGACATTAAATTCAGAATTTTCAATCCCGACGGTAGCGAGGCAGAGATGTGTGGCAATGGAATAAGATGCTTTGCAAAACATGTCTACGACTTCGGTATTGTTACAATACCCGAGATTAAAGTTGAAACTCTTGCAGGAGTGCTCAGTGTTAATGTCGTGGAGAGCGGTGAAGTGAGTCATATAAAAGTGGATATGGGAAAACCCAGGCTGGATAGGGGGAATATTCCTGCAGCGGGTGAAGGTAAAATTATAAGTGAAAGGCTGGATAATGGCAGGGAGATAAGTGCCGTAAACACCGGTGTGCCCCATGTGGTCACATTCGCAAAAAATATTGATAGTATAGATGTATGCGGTATTGGAAGAAAGATAAGATACAACAAGATTTTCCCAGAAGGAATAAATGTAAATTTTCTTGAGAAGACTGGTGAGAATAAATTTAAAATAAGAACCTATGAAAGAGGTGTGGAAAACGAAACGCTTGCATGTGGAACAGGAATCACAGCCTCAGCAGTTATTGCATATCTTCTTGGCGAGGCCAGAGGAGAAAGAATAGAGGTAGATGCAAAGGGAGGCAGGGTTTTTGTGGAGTTGGAAGTTGATGGTAAGGAGGTGAAAAAGGCTTATATGATAGGCCCCGCCGAGATGGTCTTTGATGGCGACATAGTTGAGAGCAAATTTCTCAGGGAGAAAAAATGAAAAAACTTTTATTTTTTATCTCTATGGCCTTAATCTTAACCCAGCTACTAAGTATTGCCTATATCAGAGAACTCTTCTCCTCTGTTACCAGTCCACAACAGGTGTTATCACCTGCCAGGAATTCGACATTGAATGCTTTTATTCTCCCCATTGTCTTCATTATAGCTATAAATCTC
This window contains:
- the gyrA gene encoding DNA gyrase subunit A, whose amino-acid sequence is MISQGNVIEVKIEEEMKKSYIDYAMSVIVGRALPDVRDGLKPVHRRILYSMYELGLVHNKPYKKSARIVGEVLGKYHPHGDTAVYDALVRMVQDFSLRYPLVNGQGNFGSVDGDRPAAMRYTEARLSEIAEELLANIEKNTVDFVPNFDDSLKEPSVLPARIPNLLINGSSGIAVGMATNMAPHNLTEICNAIVMLIDNPGLDINELMTVVKGPDFPTGAFILGNKGITSAYTTGRGTVRIRARATIEEDEHNRSKILITQIPYMVNKSNLLESIANLVKDKKIEDISDLRDESDREGMRIVVELKSSATPEVVLRNLYKHTQLETTFGIINLTIVNGEPRILNLKQLMREFLKHRKKVVIRQTKFDLEKAEKRAHILQGLVIALDNIDAVIKLIKGSTEVKEAKAGLVETFELTEVQAQAILDMRLHRLTALERNKIVDEHEELLKKIEELKSILGSEEKIFEIIKKEILEIKEKYGDDRRTQIIEQEDEINIEDLIAREDMVITRTHRGYIKSIPLSTYRMQRRGGRGVMGMETKGEDTVKDLYIASTHDYMLFFSNKGKVYWLKVYEIPTAGRYSQGKAIVNLLKLSEGEKITATITVKEFSSDRYILFVTKRGRVKKTSLAAYKHPRKDGIRAISLEEGDELVDVELTDGKSEIIISTKYGKAIKFREGDVRPMGRTARGVKGINLRARDEVVGSEVIKKGETIFVVTEHGYGKRTKVEGYPIQSRGGKGVINIIPSVRNGLVIGILSVKDDDEIILTSSKGIVIRVPVKDISVIGRNTQGVKIMNLDKGDSVVALSKVH
- the dapF gene encoding diaminopimelate epimerase, giving the protein MHFYKYHGAGNDFILVDNRKIVIPEEKLSLAAVNLCHRNFGIGADGLMLIEDSENADIKFRIFNPDGSEAEMCGNGIRCFAKHVYDFGIVTIPEIKVETLAGVLSVNVVESGEVSHIKVDMGKPRLDRGNIPAAGEGKIISERLDNGREISAVNTGVPHVVTFAKNIDSIDVCGIGRKIRYNKIFPEGINVNFLEKTGENKFKIRTYERGVENETLACGTGITASAVIAYLLGEARGERIEVDAKGGRVFVELEVDGKEVKKAYMIGPAEMVFDGDIVESKFLREKK
- a CDS encoding endonuclease IV, which translates into the protein MNNRKVGINWTNVKELNCHGTVGIEDVDVVEISLADVDFLKFGEDIVNFALTIKENYDINYTVHAPYQNSYIERTRVNLSKIDERNIKLMEETIKLSSEIGAETIVVHAGDAISRGAEENAVENLKKVCGIACYYGIDIALENIFTDENGTKRVGETPQELLDICDRVSKDNLGVNIDVGHVFISSTMYNLKIEDYFNTLRDYIIHMHIHNNHGIEKTPWDEHLPIFTGLIDYRELQHLIIGRNIILEIRSGSTDGISASLEFMKGKKRLAPLASVA